One part of the Phragmites australis chromosome 3, lpPhrAust1.1, whole genome shotgun sequence genome encodes these proteins:
- the LOC133910861 gene encoding MDIS1-interacting receptor like kinase 1-like: MLELSASPFLPAAPVAVELVQPRKLLALQSSGMRLAGGEVSVGLLTSFVLMTLLCGAGVVGICVLGWLLFRRRRGVTALEFSEQDIDNILNNLRDNNVIGSSATGELLYRVTIQDSGGSGRSRTVTVKKLENEIGTVDADLESRCQSEVNKLGVIRHDNIIRLVYYCIRRDSMILLLYEHMENGSLDEWLPHQAPEAGWRRRPPLGWPARRAIAIGVARGLCHLHHGCNMPIVHRSIKPSNILLDGDLKAKIAGFDLAQINPGLNQPLPNSELPAGVLGYTAPEYATMPSEVDEKVDVYSFGVVLLELVTGRLANGPGADGHLATWAQKHHNKLMSGEHVEFRNAVDMDIPDRARHLKQMAAVFKLGVDCTVTDPRERPSMRTVLARLRSSGLLRGLGQCVSVS, from the exons ATGCTTGAGCTGAGTGCGAGCCCTTTTCTGCCGGCTGCGCCGGTGGCCGTGGAGCTGGTCCAGCCGAGGAAGCTGTTGGCCCTGCAGTCGTCGGGTATGAGGCTTGCCGGTGGCGAGGTCTCCGTCGGCTTGTTGACAAGCTTCGTACTCATGACACTACTTTGCGGCGCTGGTGTCGTCGGCATCTGTGTCCTGGGTTGGCTACTGTTCCGGCGCCGCAGGGGCGTGACTGCTCTCGAGTTCAGTGAGCAGGACATAGACAACATACTCAACAACCTTCGTGACAACAATGTGATCGGTAGCAGTGCGACAGGAGAACTACTGTACCGAGTCACTATTCAGGACAGTGGTGGCAGCGGCCGCTCCAGGACGGTAACCGTGAAGAAGTTGGAGAACGAGATTGGAACCGTGGATGCCGATCTCGAGAGCCGGTGCCAGTCCGAGGTGAACAAGCTGGGCGTCATTCGTCACGACAACATCATCAGACTTGTATATTATTGTATCCGGAGGGACAGCATGATCCTGCTCTTGTACGAGCACATGGAGAACGGCAGCCTTGACGAATGGTTGCCGCACCAGGCCCCGGAGGccggctggcggcggcgcccgcCGTTGGGCTGGCCGGCACGGCGGGCCATCGCCATCGGCGTGGCAAGAGGACTCTGCCACTTGCACCACGGATGCAACATGCCGATTGTCCACCGCAGCATCAAGCCGAGCAACATCTTGCTTGACGGCGACCTCAAAGCCAAGATCGCTGGGTTCGACCTTGCGCAGATCAATCCTGGACTCAACCAACCATTGCCAAACTCGGAACTTCCTGCCGGTGTCTTGGGGTACACGGCTCCAG AATATGCGACCATGCCAAGCGAGGTGGACGAGAAGGTggacgtgtacagcttcggcgtGGTGCTGCTGGAGCTCGTCACGGGGAGACTGGCCAACGGACCAGGTGCGGACGGCCACTTGGCTACTTGGGCACAGAAACACCACAACAAACTGATGTCTGGAGAGCACGTAGAGTTCAGGAATGCTGTCGACATGGATATACCAGATCGGGCGCGACACTTGAAGCAGATGGCGGCCGTGTTCAAGCTCGGCGTGGATTGCACTGTCACGGACCCTCGGGAGAGGCCGTCTATGCGTACGGTGCTGGCCCGCCTCCGCAGCTCTGGTTTGCTGCGGGGCCTGGGGCAATGCGTTAGCGTGTCCTGA